In Salmo salar chromosome ssa24, Ssal_v3.1, whole genome shotgun sequence, the following proteins share a genomic window:
- the endog gene encoding endonuclease G, mitochondrial gives MYRVICSKWFISGVSLTVGAAIGAYLNGDSTNRFINPSHGLLNRVPIIPIPSVDAATDLTTYQGGGQMVGSRSTAAMKYGFPSLANIKTRESYVTSYDPRNRTAAWVIEQLSPDGLTGPSDRKLCDFKEDDTVHVYHRATNADYRGSGFDRGHLAAAANHKWNQKAMDDTFYLSNVSPQNPNLNQNAWNNLEQYCRSLTKHYMNVFVCTGPLYLPRQEPDGKMYVKYQVMGRNHVAVPTHFFKVVILEKQRGEVELRSYVMPNTPVDNKIPLERFLVPIESIERASGLLFVPNIMKRTNSLLAITAGGK, from the exons ATGTATCGTGTTATCTGTTCTAAGTGGTTTATCTCCGGCGTGTCCTTGACTGTGGGAGCAGCTATTGGTGCGTATCTGAATGGAGATTCGACGAATAGATTCATAAATCCGAGCCATGGATTACTCAATCGAGTACCCATTATTCCTATTCCAAGTGTGGACGCAGCAACCGACCTTACCACGTACCAAGGAGGCGGTCAAATGGTTGGGTCCCGATCAACAGCTGCAATGAAGTACGGCTTCCCATCTCTCGCCAATATCAAGACGAGGGAGTCCTACGTGACATCGTATGATCCCAGAAACAGGACTGCTGCATGGGTTATAGAGCAACTCAGTCCTGATGGCTTGACTGGACCTTCAGATAGGAAATTGTGCGACTTTAAAGAGGATGATACGGTGCACGTATACCACAGGGCTACCAATGCAGACTACAGAGGCAGTGGATTTGACAGGGGGCATTTGGCAGCAGCTGCCAATCACAAATGGAATCAAAAGGCAATGGATGACACGTTCTATCTCAGTAATGTCTCACCACAG AACCCAAATTTAAATCAAAAtgcatggaacaacttggagcaGTACTGCCGTTCACTTACCAAGCATTAcatgaatgtgtttgtgtgcactGGACCACTTTATCTGCCCAG ACAGGAACCAGATGGGAAAATGTATGTGAAGTACCAGGTGATGGGGAGGAACCATGTGGCGGTCCCCACCCATTTCTTCAAGGTGGTGATCCTGGAGAagcagaggggagaggtggagctGCGTTCGTATGTGATGCCCAACACACCTGTGGATAACAAGATTCCTCTGGAGCGCTTCCTGGTGCCCATCGAGAGCATTGAGAGAGCCTCAGGACTGCTCTTTGTACCCAACATTATGAAGAGGACAAACAGCCTGCTGGCTATCACTGCTGGAGGCAAATGA